The following are from one region of the Numenius arquata chromosome 23, bNumArq3.hap1.1, whole genome shotgun sequence genome:
- the PLEKHM1 gene encoding pleckstrin homology domain-containing family M member 1, with translation MHSSHTDDPKEAIQLIKKQLVNAIKALQKQYVTSDAVVTSDDGNANTLCSALEAVFVHGLKAKHIKAESGGKGKKAGGRGPLPQPVFWGLLKSITHRNIVSELEQLIFINTDVGRCRAWLRLALNDGLVECYLQLLLRERSRLPEYYQATALLLDTEECEFLLSYLQGLTSLTFELSYKSAVLNEWTITPLSLSGLCPVSELLEPLTSSASEPHRKASLGSISQSSGSDEIEIQPSVLPIGKAGGKIKLTSSSLSLNTTSSSQLSSSLGSDSVPPAPCARSPERGEEPLSCDSDLGTATAEDLDRSLQEVLSEFSKTKPSLEAPEGGLVPNVLGCSPQLPAGPPASSPVPPASSPVPPAPSHGPHRPQPPSTDCPRSPRTDDAVTTGDGDAGPQATVTASVPVTPRDNPSGGGTGRSTVSSSEASQAICSPTADYLLSPLLGCPKRKSWISEDDFYRPSPGDSTESRADTNGFGPEEAGEGPALGLISALDLERLSVPSLESGKPKMSPEREQKGFSVVHRRQMGLSNPFRGLLKLGSLERRGAMGIWKEFSCELSPLELRLFLDHEDRICVESYSLLRCESLALTHSDGRFELVFLGKKLYLRAPSRDEAEDWLDRIREALQKCRPQLEEEEWETLEYPEDGGEGQPIPSDSAALLQYSSVPGNGFDWTPAPEPELDAIKEAVLYVDVDKTWVPFIFSLSLETLKCFKIRNNDKILSNSYGIETIQDILPDTSLGGPAFFKVITSKAVLKLQAENAEEAASWRELVRGVLMSYLESAEEALTLGGSLDGHSQVVLKNIVKENGFLLQYLVAIPTEKGLDSQSFICAGCSRQIGFSFGKPKLCAFSGLYYCDSCHRDEETVIPSRLIHNWDLTKRGVCRQALKFLTQIRNQPLIDLKLVNESLYDHVERMGRIRRSREQLKLLGDYLIMCRSGALKELSKRLDHRHYLLECPHKYSVTDLRQIADGVFETFLQSLIQFASHHVYNCDLCTQRGFICQICNSNDIIFPFEFDTTTRCGQCKTVFHRDCQARAKSCPRCERRQRYQRELEVEANAEPSL, from the exons ATGCATTCGAGCCACACCGACGACCCCAAAGAAGCCATACAG CTGATCAAGAAGCAGCTGGTGAACGCCATCAAGGCGCTGCAGAAGCAGTACGTGACCTCGGACGCCGTCGTGACCAGCGACGATGGGAACGCCAACACCCTCTGCAGCGCCCTGGAAGCCGTCTTCGTGCACGGGCTGAAGGCGAAGCACATCAAGGCAGAGAGcggggggaaagggaagaaagcgGGGGGTCGGGGACCCCTTCCCCAGCCGGTCTTCTGGGGTCTGCTGAAGAGCATCACCCATCG AAATATTGTCTCGGAGCTGGAACAACTTATCTTTATCAATACGGACGTCGGCCGGTGCCGAGCCTGGCTGCGGCTGGCTTTGAACGATGGCCTGGTGGAATGTTACTTGCAGCTCCTGCTGCGGGAGAGGTCCCGGCTGCCCGAATACTACCAGGCGACCGCTCTGCTCTTGGACACCGAAGAGTGCGAGTTTCTCCTCAGCTATTTGCAGGGCTTAACGTCCTTAACCTTCGAGCTCTCCTATAAATCGGCGGTTTTGAACGAGTGGACTATCACCCCTCTGTCCCTGTCGGGTCTGTGCCCCGTTTcggagctgctggagcccctcaCGTCCTCCGCATCCGAACCCCACAGAAAAGCATCGCTGGGTTCCATCTCCCAGTCCTCGGGGTCGGATGAGATCGAGATCCAACCCTCCGTCCTCCCCATCGGCAAAGCCGGCGGCAAAATCAAGCTCACGTCCTCCTCGTTGAGCCTGAACACCACCAgctcctcccagctctcctccagcctgggctccgACAGCGTCCCCCCGGCTCCCTGCGCCCGCAGCCCCGAGCGGGGCGAGGAGCCCCTCTCCTGTGACTCCGACCTGGGGACGGCCACCGCCGAGGACCTGGACAGGTCGCTGCAAGA GGTGTTGTCCGAGTTCAGCAAAACCAAGCCAAGCCTGGAAGCCCCGGAGGGAGGGCTGGTCCCCAATGTGCTGGGCTGCTCCCCCCAGCTGCCTGCCGGCCCCCCGGCCTCATCACCCGTCCCCCCAGCCTCATCACCCGTCCCCCCGGCCCCATCCCACGGACCTCACCGCCCACAGCCTCCCAGCACCGACTGCCCACGCTCCCCTCGGACAGATGACGCGGTGACCAccggggatggggatgcaggacCACAAGCCACTGTCACAGCCAGCGTTCCAGTCACGCCGCGTGACAATCCCAGCGgaggagggacaggcaggagcacGGTCAGCAGCAGCGAGGCGAGCCAGGCTATCTGCAGCCCGACGGCCGACTACCTCCTTTCTCCACTTCTGGGTTGTCCG aaaagaaagagctggATCTCAGAAGATGATTTCTACAGGCCTTCTCCAGGAGACAGCACCGAAAGCAGGGCTGACACCAACGGCTTTGGGCCGGAGGAGGCTGGCGAGGGTCCGGCCCTGGGGCTCATTAGCGCCCTGGATTTGGAAAGGCTGTCGGTGCCGTCCTTGGAGAGTGGGAAGCCCAAAATGTCACCTGAACGGGAGCAAAAAGGCTTCAGTGTTGTGCACCGCAGGCAGATGG GTCTTTCCAACCCTTTCCGAGGGCTGCTGAAGCTGGGCAGCCTGGAGCGGAGAGGAGCCATGGGGATATGGAAGGAGTTTTCCTGCGAGCTGTCGCCACTGGAGCTCCGGCTCTTCCTGGATCACGAGGACCGCATCTGCGTCGAGAGCTATTCCCTGCTGCGCTGCGAGTCGCTGGCGCTGACGCACTCGGATGGCCGTTTCGAACtggttttcctggggaaaaagctCTACCTGCGAGCTCCTTCCCGAGACGAGGCCGAGGACTGGTTGGACAGGATCCGCGAGGCGCTGCAGAAGTGCCGGcctcagctggaggaggaggagtgggagaCGCTGGAGTATCCAGAAGACGGTGGCGAAGGCCAGCCCATCCCCAGCGACTCCGCGGCTCTTCTCCAGTACAGCAGCGTGCCCGGGAACGGCTTTGACTGGACTCCAGCTCCTGAACCGGAGCTGGATGCCATAAAAGAGGCTGTTCTGTACGTGGACGTAGACAAAACTTGGgtcccttttattttctccctgtctCTAGAAActttaaagtgctttaaaatcaGAAACAATGATAAAATTTTAAGCAACAGTTACGGTATAGAGACCATCCAGGACATCCTTCCGGACACGAGCCTTGGGGGACCCGCGTTCTTCAAGGTGATCACCTCCAAAGCTGTCCTGAAGCTGCAGGCTGAGAACGCGGAAGAAGCGGCCTCGTGGAGGGAGCTGGTCCGAGGGGTGCTCATGTCCTACCTGGAGAGCGCCGAGGAGGCCCTGACGCTGGGTGGCAGCTTGGACGGACACTCCCAGGTCGTCCTGAAGAACATCGTGAAGGAGAATGGCTTCTTGTTGCAATACCTGGTGGCCATCCCCACGGAGAAGGGACTGGACTCGCAGAGCTTCATCTGTGCAG gctGCTCCAGGCAGATTGGCTTCTCTTTCGGGAAGCCCAAGCTCTGTGCCTTCTCCGGTCTCTACTACTGTGACAGCTGCCACCGGGACGAGGAGACGGTGATTCCCTCACGCCTCATCCACAACTGGGATCTGACAAAACGAGGG gTTTGCCGCCAGGCATTGAAGTTCCTCACCCAGATCCGTAACCAGCCCCTGATCGACCTGAAGCTGGTCAATGAGAGCCTCTACGACCACGTGGAGAGGATGGGACGGATCCGCCGGAGCAGGGAACAGCTGAAGCTGCTGGGAGATTATCTCATCATGTGCCGCAGCGGGGCCCTGAAGGAGCTGAGCAAGCG GCTTGATCACCGGCACTACCTCTTGGAGTGTCCCCACAAGTACAGCGTCACTGACCTGAGGCAG ATCGCTGACGGTGTCTTCGAGACCTTCCTGCAGTCTCTGATCCAGTTTGCGTCCCATCACGTCTACAACTGTGACCTCTGCACCCAGCGCGGCTTCATCTGCCAGATCTGCAACAGCAACGACATCATTTTTCCCTTCGAGTTTGACACTACCACCAG GTGCGGCCAATGCAAGACCGTCTTCCACCGGGACTGCCAGGCCCGTGCCAAGTCGTGCCCGCGCTGCGAGCGCCGGCAGAGGTACCAGCGGGAGCTGGAGGTGGAGGCCAACGCGGAGCCAAGCCTTTAA